A stretch of the Mustela nigripes isolate SB6536 chromosome X, MUSNIG.SB6536, whole genome shotgun sequence genome encodes the following:
- the LOC132007720 gene encoding coiled-coil domain-containing protein 169-like: protein MGDGRGDNFEGMSTDRLKLELLEEIHMKDLVQLSILEIRHKIVDLEAKLNTHNEGGEWKTRYEAQLELNVQLEKQIVILKEKMEKIRGNPSDRLASIRVYERMPVESLNTLLKQLEKEKRSLENQVKNCALRLEQESRAYHKTNDERRAYLAEMSHISGSHQVSKRQQMDQLHRIKDNHVKAGRHNPANQKIVNAKKGPAKKITKPNHLPKLNP from the coding sequence ATGGGGGACGGTAGAGGGGACAACTTTGAAGGTATGAGCACTGATCGCCTTAAACTGGAGTTATTGGAAGAAATCCATATGAAAGACTTGGTACAGCTCTCAATACTTGAAATAAGACACAAGATAGTGGACCTGGAAGCCAAACTCAATACTCACAATGAAGGTGGTGAATGGAAAACCCGTTATGAAGCGCAACTTGAACTGAATGTTCAACTAGAAAAGCAAATTGTTATTctcaaagagaaaatggaaaaaatccgTGGAAATCCTTCAGATAGACTAGCTTCTATTCGTGTCTATGAGAGAATGCCAGTGGAATCCTTAAATACATTACTTAaacagctagaaaaagaaaaaaggagtctTGAAAATCAAGTGAAAAACTGTGCCCTTAGACTGGAACAAGAGTCAAGAGCTTACCACAAAACCAATGATGAACGCCGCGCATACCTAGCTGAAATGTCTCACATCTCTGGCTCACACCAAGTTTCTAAAAGGCAACAGATGGATCAACTTCATAGAATTAAAGATAATCACGTGAAAGCAGGAAGACATAATCCAGCTAATCAGAAGATAGTAAATGCCAAGAAAGGACCAGCAAAAAAGATCACAAAACCAAACCATCTTCCAAAACTCAATCCATGA